A stretch of Mesorhizobium sp. M2A.F.Ca.ET.046.03.2.1 DNA encodes these proteins:
- a CDS encoding LacI family DNA-binding transcriptional regulator, which produces MSMTHKTMEDFARSCGVSRPTLSKFFDDPTSVKPATRKRIEDALRSSDYQPNLFARNLNRKRTRSIGIVVPTVTDPFYSEMVSRIELRLRDEGYWPVVISSHGSTELEIEATRTILSLKVSGALIAPLGKRSDQRTLEKLTQTIPIVYFDTFLEGDTPFVGNNNAKSVATIVDYLCRSGDAPVYFDIPHVNHNSAERLSSYVASMQRLGFEPIVFGDTDDYTWEFERIGYEQTEKLLGNGGLPGKTILCANDRLAFGVMAAAFSKGLKVGRKPGCDLRIAAHDDHPLSRYTCPALTTMAQDFAAMAGRSVETLLAMLDEDAAAVTPKVSLDATLVMRQSA; this is translated from the coding sequence ATGTCGATGACGCACAAGACCATGGAGGATTTCGCCCGCTCCTGCGGCGTCTCCAGACCGACACTGTCGAAATTCTTCGACGATCCGACCAGCGTCAAGCCGGCAACGCGCAAGCGTATCGAGGATGCGCTGCGCTCGTCCGACTACCAGCCGAACCTCTTCGCGCGCAATCTCAATCGCAAGCGCACGCGCAGCATCGGCATTGTCGTGCCGACGGTGACCGACCCGTTCTATTCAGAGATGGTCAGCCGCATCGAGCTCAGGCTGCGCGACGAAGGCTACTGGCCGGTCGTCATTTCCTCGCATGGCTCGACCGAGCTCGAGATTGAAGCCACCCGAACCATCTTGTCGCTGAAGGTATCCGGCGCGCTAATCGCGCCGCTGGGCAAACGATCCGATCAGAGAACCCTGGAAAAGCTCACGCAGACCATCCCGATTGTTTATTTCGACACTTTCCTGGAAGGTGATACGCCATTTGTTGGCAATAACAACGCAAAAAGCGTCGCGACGATCGTGGATTACCTTTGCCGTTCCGGCGATGCCCCGGTCTATTTCGACATCCCGCACGTCAATCACAATTCGGCGGAACGATTGAGCAGCTATGTCGCCTCGATGCAGCGACTGGGATTCGAGCCGATCGTCTTCGGCGACACCGACGACTATACTTGGGAGTTCGAGCGCATCGGCTACGAGCAGACGGAGAAGCTGCTCGGCAATGGCGGCCTGCCGGGCAAGACCATCCTGTGCGCCAACGACCGCCTGGCCTTCGGCGTCATGGCGGCGGCCTTCTCGAAAGGGTTGAAGGTGGGCCGTAAGCCGGGTTGCGACCTGCGCATCGCAGCCCATGATGATCATCCACTCAGCCGCTACACCTGCCCAGCGCTCACCACCATGGCGCAGGATTTCGCCGCCATGGCCGGCCGCAGTGTCGAGACGCTGCTTGCGATGCTCGACGAGGATGCGGCCGCCGTGACGCCAAAGGTCAGCCTCGACGCAACGCTTGTAATGCGCCAATCGGCCTAG
- a CDS encoding DUF1003 domain-containing protein, producing MAASKSNRYFTPTKPAPEGLAPALARNIEALIERRKREAKAATLEERAAAAISGFAGSMFFVYLHVAFFGGWIALNVGILSSVRPWDPSLVILAMFASVEAIFLSTFVLINQNRMAAEDNSRADLDLQVSLLNEHETTKLIKLVEEIAKRLNIDTDADHEIKELKRDVAPEAVLDKIEEVSDRQPPE from the coding sequence ATGGCTGCGTCGAAAAGCAACAGATATTTCACGCCAACCAAGCCGGCGCCGGAAGGCCTCGCCCCTGCCCTGGCGCGAAACATTGAGGCGCTGATCGAGAGGCGGAAACGCGAAGCCAAGGCCGCGACGCTGGAGGAGCGCGCGGCCGCAGCGATCAGCGGCTTCGCCGGAAGCATGTTCTTCGTCTACTTACACGTTGCCTTCTTCGGCGGTTGGATCGCCCTCAATGTGGGCATCCTGAGCTCCGTCAGACCCTGGGACCCGTCACTGGTCATCCTGGCCATGTTCGCCTCGGTCGAGGCCATCTTCCTCTCGACCTTCGTGCTCATCAATCAGAACCGAATGGCCGCGGAGGATAATTCCAGGGCAGACCTCGATCTGCAGGTCAGCCTGCTTAACGAGCACGAAACCACCAAGCTCATCAAGCTGGTGGAGGAGATTGCCAAGCGTCTCAACATAGATACCGACGCGGATCACGAGATCAAGGAACTCAAGCGCGATGTGGCGCCGGAGGCAGTTTTGGACAAGATCGAAGAGGTGTCCGACCGTCAGCCGCCCGAGTGA
- a CDS encoding general stress protein: MTTVTGLFDDYQDAADAVSELEAIGVPRDDISIVANNSDNRYRQDETSDAGEDAAAGAGLGALVGGAGGLLTGLGIMAIPGVGPVVAAGWLAATAVGAVGGAVVGGAAGGMVGALTESGVSERDAHVYAEGVRRGGSLVTARVDDRLTGEAERILRGERAVNLDERRSAYEAGGWTGFDAAAEPYDDIEAERDRVRRTTPL; this comes from the coding sequence ATGACGACTGTCACCGGACTTTTCGATGACTATCAGGACGCCGCTGACGCCGTAAGCGAACTCGAAGCGATCGGTGTGCCGCGAGACGACATCAGCATTGTGGCCAACAATTCCGACAATCGGTATCGGCAGGATGAAACTTCAGACGCCGGTGAAGATGCCGCCGCCGGCGCCGGCCTTGGGGCGCTCGTCGGCGGCGCGGGCGGGCTCCTTACCGGGCTCGGGATCATGGCCATCCCGGGAGTGGGACCCGTCGTGGCGGCAGGTTGGCTAGCAGCTACGGCTGTAGGCGCGGTCGGCGGCGCTGTGGTGGGCGGAGCCGCCGGCGGCATGGTCGGGGCGCTCACGGAATCCGGTGTTTCGGAACGTGATGCACATGTCTATGCCGAGGGCGTGCGCCGCGGCGGCAGTCTGGTGACTGCCAGAGTGGATGATCGGCTAACCGGCGAAGCTGAACGGATCCTGCGTGGAGAGCGTGCCGTCAATCTTGACGAGCGGCGTAGCGCTTACGAGGCCGGGGGATGGACAGGATTTGATGCTGCCGCGGAGCCTTATGACGACATTGAGGCTGAACGAGATCGTGTTCGGCGAACCACACCGCTCTAA
- a CDS encoding PfkB family carbohydrate kinase has translation MRAVPSILGFGAIAIDDIVYVDQPLSAGKGKVLQSTRAFGGNVATALAAVARLGGSAGFIGWLGSADDDAALCDLVASGVETAFAPRHPDARPVRSRITVGSDGDRFIAYDDDAMLGTAPDFPEDILSRASVLIVDSYAIRSLDAVARARDLGLAILGDIEWSAGPATDRLIELCDHLILPLAFAQTATGRRSPAEMLDALWSPSRSAVVLTDGGRGVYYRGRGETTLWHLPPHRVAIVDSTGAGDCFHGAYAHALTRGADTAGRVAFAAAAAALSITGRGGREALPTDSQVTQLLASASAPSAVELKYAQLDTGT, from the coding sequence ATGCGCGCCGTCCCCTCGATCCTCGGCTTCGGCGCCATTGCGATCGACGACATCGTCTATGTCGATCAGCCGTTGTCGGCGGGCAAGGGGAAGGTTCTGCAAAGCACGCGCGCTTTCGGCGGAAATGTCGCGACGGCCCTTGCCGCCGTCGCGCGGCTTGGCGGGAGCGCCGGGTTCATCGGATGGCTGGGCAGCGCCGATGACGATGCCGCCTTGTGCGACCTCGTCGCCAGCGGCGTCGAAACCGCGTTCGCGCCACGCCATCCCGACGCGCGCCCGGTACGCTCGCGCATCACCGTCGGCTCGGACGGGGACCGGTTCATCGCCTATGACGACGACGCGATGCTGGGCACCGCACCGGACTTTCCGGAAGATATCCTCAGCCGCGCGAGCGTCCTGATCGTCGACAGCTACGCGATCCGCTCGCTGGATGCCGTGGCCCGGGCTCGCGATCTCGGCCTCGCGATCCTCGGCGACATCGAATGGAGCGCCGGGCCAGCCACCGATAGGCTGATCGAGCTCTGCGACCATCTCATTCTTCCGCTCGCCTTTGCACAGACCGCCACAGGCCGCCGCTCGCCCGCCGAGATGCTTGATGCATTGTGGTCGCCGTCGCGCTCCGCCGTCGTCCTGACCGACGGCGGCCGGGGCGTCTATTATCGCGGGCGCGGGGAGACAACGCTCTGGCACCTGCCTCCGCATCGGGTTGCGATCGTCGACTCGACCGGTGCCGGCGACTGCTTTCATGGCGCCTATGCCCATGCATTGACGCGCGGAGCCGACACCGCGGGCCGGGTGGCATTCGCGGCCGCGGCGGCCGCCCTTTCAATAACCGGGCGCGGCGGACGCGAGGCGCTTCCGACCGACAGCCAAGTCACGCAATTGCTGGCATCGGCGAGCGCGCCATCGGCGGTCGAACTGAAATATGCGCAACTCGATACCGGAACATAA
- the pqqE gene encoding pyrroloquinoline quinone biosynthesis protein PqqE: protein MSEPILPPIGMLAELTHRCPLQCPYCSNPLELLKANRELDTQTWLDLFSQAADLGVLQVHLSGGEPTLRRDLEQLIAGLSARGVYTNLITAGVGIAEGRIEAFAEAGLDHLQLSFQGARPVTTDGIGNHRGSHEKKLETAHRARAAGLPLTINAPVHRQNIEEVPEFIDLALSLGAERLEIANVQYAGWALANRSLLMPDPAAVDRQADIVAAAQEQLAGIMTIDFVTPDYFAIYPKPCMGGWARDAFMVAPDGTVLPCHEAQTIPSLRFERFGDRSLAEIWTDSPAFNAFRGTEWMREPCRSCERREVDWGGCRCQALAIVGNAAATDPACIKSTAHARMAALVGEARRSNTAGDDAFMYRRIGS from the coding sequence GTGAGCGAGCCCATTCTGCCTCCGATCGGCATGCTGGCGGAACTGACGCATCGCTGCCCGCTGCAGTGCCCCTATTGCTCCAACCCGCTTGAATTGCTGAAGGCCAACCGCGAGCTCGACACGCAGACCTGGCTCGATCTCTTCTCGCAGGCCGCCGATCTCGGCGTCCTGCAGGTGCATCTCTCCGGTGGCGAACCGACGCTGCGCCGCGACCTCGAGCAACTGATCGCCGGGCTTTCCGCGCGCGGCGTCTACACCAACCTCATCACCGCCGGTGTCGGCATTGCCGAAGGCCGCATCGAGGCCTTTGCCGAAGCCGGCCTCGACCACCTGCAACTGAGTTTCCAGGGCGCCCGCCCAGTGACCACCGATGGCATCGGCAACCACCGGGGCAGCCATGAGAAAAAGCTGGAGACGGCGCACCGCGCCCGCGCGGCCGGGCTGCCGCTCACCATCAACGCGCCGGTCCATCGGCAAAACATCGAGGAAGTGCCGGAATTCATCGACCTCGCCCTATCCCTGGGCGCGGAGCGGCTCGAGATCGCCAATGTCCAATATGCCGGCTGGGCGCTAGCCAATCGCAGTTTGCTAATGCCCGACCCTGCCGCGGTCGACCGGCAGGCCGACATCGTCGCGGCTGCCCAGGAACAGCTCGCCGGCATCATGACCATCGATTTCGTCACGCCGGATTACTTCGCCATCTACCCCAAGCCATGCATGGGCGGCTGGGCACGCGACGCCTTCATGGTGGCTCCCGACGGCACCGTATTGCCGTGCCATGAAGCGCAGACGATTCCCTCGCTGCGCTTCGAGCGCTTCGGAGACCGCAGCCTCGCCGAAATCTGGACCGACTCACCGGCCTTCAACGCCTTCCGCGGCACCGAATGGATGCGGGAGCCGTGCCGAAGCTGCGAGCGTCGCGAGGTCGACTGGGGCGGCTGCCGGTGTCAGGCATTGGCGATTGTCGGCAATGCCGCTGCAACAGATCCAGCCTGCATCAAGTCGACAGCACACGCACGTATGGCCGCCTTGGTCGGTGAAGCGCGGCGCAGCAATACCGCCGGAGACGATGCTTTCATGTATCGCCGGATAGGATCGTGA
- the xth gene encoding exodeoxyribonuclease III, whose translation MTRIATFNVNGVNGRLPVLLKWLGEADYDVVCLQELKTSDENFPIEAIRDAGFGAIWHGQKSYNGVAILVRGKDPVERRRGLPGDPDDTHSRYLEAEIDGLIVGCIYLPNGNPAPGPKFDYKLRWFDRLVDYSRSLLGERAVLCGDYNVVPTEIDAAVPRRWLGDAVFFPESRKAYAHMLSLGWVDAMRHIHPDKGIYTYWNFSYRGGYDRSSGLRMDHLLVSPSLAESLMAAGVDVETRGWEKPSDHAPAWVDVG comes from the coding sequence ATGACCCGGATCGCGACCTTCAACGTCAATGGTGTGAACGGCCGACTCCCCGTGCTCCTGAAGTGGCTTGGCGAGGCCGATTATGACGTTGTTTGCCTCCAGGAGCTGAAAACGTCCGACGAGAATTTTCCCATCGAGGCAATACGGGACGCCGGCTTCGGCGCGATCTGGCACGGCCAGAAATCCTACAACGGGGTGGCGATATTGGTGCGCGGGAAGGATCCGGTCGAACGCCGCCGTGGCTTGCCTGGCGATCCCGATGACACGCACAGCCGCTATCTGGAGGCAGAGATCGACGGTCTCATCGTCGGCTGCATATATCTGCCCAATGGCAATCCCGCGCCAGGCCCCAAATTCGATTACAAGCTTCGCTGGTTCGACCGTCTCGTCGACTACAGCCGATCGCTGTTGGGCGAGCGCGCCGTGCTTTGTGGTGACTACAACGTCGTGCCCACTGAGATAGATGCTGCAGTACCCAGGCGTTGGCTGGGCGATGCTGTCTTCTTCCCCGAAAGCAGGAAAGCTTATGCGCACATGCTGAGCTTGGGCTGGGTGGATGCGATGCGCCATATCCATCCGGACAAGGGCATATACACCTATTGGAATTTTTCCTATCGCGGCGGCTACGACCGAAGCTCAGGCCTGCGGATGGACCATCTGCTCGTGAGCCCGTCACTTGCGGAAAGCCTTATGGCCGCAGGTGTCGATGTCGAGACTCGTGGGTGGGAAAAGCCAAGCGATCACGCCCCTGCCTGGGTCGACGTCGGTTAA
- a CDS encoding alpha/beta hydrolase produces the protein MPTSPVSLDPQARKVLDLGRQAHEPPFETGTPEQARRAYDEGFPSLQGEREPVASVREQTIAGPGGRLNLRVYRGQGAPAADAPALLYLHGGGWVIGNLDSHDEICRWYANIAACVVVSPDYRLAPEHKFPAAVEDCRAVLSFMQDMPGGLGIDASRIAVAGDSAGGNLAAVLALLARDDKCRPTAQLLFYPNTDAAQTADSYRRFAEGFGLTAATMAWFRDHYVRDAVDINDWRVSPLKANSLAGAAPAFIAIAGHDILADEGEAYARRLEMDGVPIVVKRWPGQIHGFVSMGRHGPASRQAVEAAVAAWRNFDPAFEGV, from the coding sequence ATGCCGACATCGCCCGTATCGCTCGATCCACAGGCGCGGAAGGTCCTCGACCTTGGCCGACAGGCGCATGAGCCGCCCTTCGAGACCGGCACGCCCGAGCAGGCGCGACGCGCCTACGACGAAGGCTTTCCGAGCCTGCAAGGCGAGCGCGAGCCTGTCGCTTCGGTGCGCGAACAAACCATCGCCGGGCCCGGTGGCCGTCTCAACCTTCGCGTTTATCGCGGGCAGGGCGCGCCGGCGGCCGACGCGCCGGCGCTGCTCTACCTGCACGGTGGCGGCTGGGTGATCGGCAATCTCGATTCGCATGACGAGATCTGCCGCTGGTACGCCAACATCGCCGCCTGTGTTGTCGTTTCGCCGGACTACCGGCTGGCGCCGGAGCACAAGTTTCCGGCTGCGGTCGAGGATTGCCGTGCCGTTCTCTCCTTCATGCAGGATATGCCCGGCGGGCTTGGCATCGACGCCAGCCGCATCGCCGTCGCCGGCGACAGCGCCGGCGGCAACCTCGCCGCGGTGCTGGCGCTGCTTGCCCGCGATGACAAATGCCGTCCGACCGCGCAGCTCCTGTTCTATCCCAACACCGATGCCGCCCAAACGGCGGACAGCTATCGCCGCTTCGCCGAAGGTTTCGGCCTGACGGCCGCGACCATGGCCTGGTTCCGCGACCACTATGTCCGTGACGCGGTCGACATCAATGACTGGCGCGTCTCGCCGCTAAAGGCCAACAGCCTTGCCGGCGCGGCGCCGGCCTTCATCGCCATTGCCGGCCATGACATCCTCGCCGACGAGGGCGAGGCCTATGCAAGGCGGCTCGAGATGGACGGCGTCCCGATCGTGGTCAAACGCTGGCCAGGGCAGATCCATGGGTTCGTCTCAATGGGCCGCCATGGTCCGGCGTCGCGTCAGGCGGTCGAGGCTGCTGTTGCGGCCTGGCGCAATTTCGATCCGGCGTTTGAAGGGGTCTAG
- a CDS encoding class I fructose-bisphosphate aldolase codes for MSLGTKVRLARLFSHPSGNLFGGAVDHFVGYGDVRKGGLADLPGALARVMAGKPDYVSIQPGTARHLWPQYAGKAALVIQAGCFTPDDRISELIATPEDAVRAGADALAVAIPVRGATEGKYIRWLTDSVNAAARYGMPVVAHIYPRDFTDGAKIIFTPDEIAYAARIGYESGVDVIKIGYTGDFESFRETVRTCPVPVVIAGGPKTDTLLGALQQTADAIRAGARGAVVGRNLWGHGDPQKAALAFRGVIHDGLSAQEALAKADA; via the coding sequence ATGAGCCTAGGGACCAAAGTGCGCCTCGCGCGCCTCTTTTCGCATCCATCGGGGAATCTATTTGGCGGCGCGGTCGACCACTTCGTCGGCTATGGCGACGTGCGCAAAGGCGGCCTTGCCGATCTGCCCGGCGCGCTGGCCCGCGTCATGGCGGGCAAGCCCGATTACGTCAGTATCCAGCCCGGCACCGCGCGCCATCTGTGGCCGCAATATGCGGGCAAGGCTGCCCTGGTGATCCAGGCCGGCTGCTTTACCCCGGACGACCGCATCAGCGAGTTGATTGCAACGCCCGAGGATGCGGTGCGCGCTGGAGCCGATGCGTTGGCCGTGGCCATTCCGGTGCGAGGCGCGACTGAAGGCAAATACATACGCTGGCTGACCGATTCGGTGAACGCGGCGGCCCGCTACGGCATGCCGGTGGTGGCGCATATCTATCCGCGCGATTTCACCGACGGGGCAAAGATCATCTTCACCCCCGACGAGATCGCCTATGCGGCGCGCATCGGCTACGAGTCCGGCGTCGACGTCATCAAGATCGGCTACACGGGCGATTTCGAGTCGTTCCGGGAGACCGTCCGGACCTGCCCGGTGCCGGTCGTGATCGCCGGTGGCCCGAAGACCGACACGCTGCTCGGCGCGCTTCAGCAGACGGCGGACGCCATCCGCGCCGGCGCGCGCGGCGCCGTGGTGGGCCGCAATCTCTGGGGGCACGGCGATCCTCAGAAGGCAGCGCTTGCCTTTCGGGGCGTCATCCATGACGGGCTTTCGGCGCAAGAAGCGCTTGCGAAGGCGGACGCCTGA
- a CDS encoding DUF4142 domain-containing protein: MKLRLLSAALCTGVALGFAHPALSAEKAQDFVNKAAEGGIFEVESSKIVQGKAKDQAVNEFAQKMITDHGAANAKLQSIAGEQKLQIPAETDAKHKSDLEALKSANGSADQSYVKMQQDAHADAVKLFQDYAADGDNAGLKAFAQQTLPTLKMHQEMIEKIASGKTDSTATTSTAPAATDTDQNASAPVPGANSFTEAQAKSRIQDAGFSKVSALTKDDQGIWRGTAEKDGKQVAVALDFKGNVVAGAQ; encoded by the coding sequence ATGAAGTTGCGTTTGTTATCGGCCGCGCTCTGCACGGGCGTCGCCTTGGGTTTTGCCCATCCGGCGCTCAGTGCCGAAAAGGCGCAGGATTTCGTCAACAAGGCTGCCGAAGGCGGGATCTTCGAGGTCGAGTCCAGCAAGATCGTCCAGGGCAAGGCGAAGGACCAGGCTGTCAATGAGTTCGCCCAGAAAATGATAACTGATCACGGCGCGGCCAACGCCAAGCTGCAGTCGATCGCCGGCGAGCAGAAACTGCAGATTCCCGCCGAAACGGACGCGAAGCACAAGAGCGATCTTGAGGCGCTGAAATCGGCCAACGGTTCGGCCGACCAGTCCTACGTGAAGATGCAGCAGGACGCGCATGCCGACGCGGTCAAGCTATTCCAGGACTATGCGGCCGACGGCGACAACGCGGGACTGAAGGCATTTGCCCAGCAGACGCTGCCGACACTCAAGATGCACCAGGAGATGATCGAAAAGATCGCCTCAGGCAAAACCGACAGTACGGCAACGACCAGCACCGCACCTGCGGCGACAGACACAGACCAGAACGCATCCGCCCCGGTGCCTGGAGCAAACAGCTTTACCGAAGCGCAGGCGAAGTCGCGGATCCAGGATGCCGGCTTCTCGAAGGTCAGCGCCCTGACGAAGGATGACCAGGGCATCTGGCGCGGCACCGCCGAGAAAGACGGAAAGCAGGTTGCCGTCGCGCTCGATTTCAAAGGCAACGTTGTTGCCGGCGCTCAATAA
- a CDS encoding VOC family protein: MFDHIGFNVGNFEKSLAFYKAVFAPLDLGVLESGEGWAMLGGYSGRLWIGAFGPPPGPIHMAFRAGSRAMVHAFYEAGLAAGGRDNGAPGIRTQYAPDYFAAFLLDPDGHNVEAVSFAPEN; this comes from the coding sequence ATGTTCGACCACATCGGCTTCAATGTCGGGAACTTTGAGAAATCGCTCGCCTTTTACAAAGCAGTGTTCGCACCTCTCGATCTTGGCGTGCTGGAATCTGGCGAGGGCTGGGCCATGTTGGGCGGCTACTCCGGTCGTCTCTGGATCGGGGCATTCGGGCCACCACCTGGACCCATCCACATGGCGTTCCGCGCCGGCTCCCGCGCGATGGTACACGCGTTCTACGAGGCAGGCCTTGCAGCCGGAGGTCGCGATAACGGCGCTCCTGGCATTCGCACCCAATACGCGCCGGATTACTTTGCAGCTTTCTTGCTTGACCCGGACGGGCACAATGTCGAGGCCGTAAGCTTCGCTCCGGAAAATTGA
- a CDS encoding Gfo/Idh/MocA family oxidoreductase, whose translation MQANSGAKLGIGIIGCGNISMTYLRNAALFAGVELRACADISAEMAVLRGKEYGIRALGVDALLADPEVDLILNLTIPAAHFDISFSALSAGKHVFTEKPLATSASDGRKLVGEAAKRGLLLGSAPDTFLGAAGRRARRLMDEGAIGRAVTGTAFMMGRGMEHWHPNPQFYYQPGGGPVFDMGPYYLTMLVNLLGPVTRVMAMATRGQEERLITADGPYKNTSFRVGTPTNILSLLEFRSGATVTFGASWDVFKHSNHPIELHGTEGSLRLPDPDTFGGTVSLSARGAEWTDFASESELYGARNWPYAAPDRANYRMLGVADLARSLSQKRKPRASGELALHVLEIMEAILASGESRNSVAIAGTVDQPPLLGEDEAASLLA comes from the coding sequence ATGCAAGCAAATTCAGGAGCGAAGCTCGGTATCGGCATCATCGGATGCGGTAACATCTCGATGACCTATCTGCGCAACGCGGCACTTTTCGCCGGCGTGGAACTGCGCGCTTGCGCCGATATCTCCGCCGAGATGGCTGTCTTGCGCGGGAAGGAATATGGCATTCGCGCGCTCGGCGTCGATGCGTTGCTCGCCGACCCGGAGGTCGATCTCATCCTCAACCTCACCATTCCCGCGGCGCATTTCGACATCTCGTTTTCGGCGCTCTCGGCGGGAAAGCATGTCTTCACCGAAAAGCCGCTCGCCACCTCGGCCAGCGACGGCCGCAAGCTGGTGGGGGAGGCGGCGAAACGGGGATTGCTGCTGGGCTCGGCTCCCGACACTTTCCTCGGCGCCGCCGGACGTCGCGCCCGCCGGCTGATGGACGAGGGCGCGATCGGCCGCGCCGTCACCGGCACCGCCTTCATGATGGGGCGCGGCATGGAGCACTGGCATCCCAACCCGCAATTCTACTACCAGCCAGGCGGCGGCCCGGTCTTCGACATGGGGCCGTACTATCTGACGATGCTCGTCAACCTGCTCGGCCCCGTGACCCGTGTCATGGCGATGGCCACGCGCGGCCAGGAGGAGCGGCTGATCACCGCCGACGGCCCTTACAAGAACACCAGCTTCAGGGTCGGCACGCCGACCAACATCCTGTCGCTGCTCGAGTTCCGCTCCGGCGCCACCGTCACTTTCGGTGCTTCCTGGGATGTCTTCAAGCACTCCAACCACCCCATCGAGCTGCACGGCACCGAAGGGTCGCTCAGGCTGCCCGACCCCGACACTTTCGGCGGCACGGTCTCGCTTTCCGCGCGCGGTGCCGAGTGGACGGATTTCGCCAGCGAAAGCGAGCTCTATGGCGCGCGCAACTGGCCTTATGCGGCGCCGGATCGCGCCAATTACCGCATGCTCGGTGTCGCCGACCTGGCGCGTTCGTTGTCGCAGAAGAGAAAGCCGCGCGCGTCCGGCGAACTGGCGCTGCATGTGCTGGAGATCATGGAGGCCATCCTCGCCTCGGGCGAGAGCCGCAACTCGGTCGCCATCGCCGGCACTGTCGACCAGCCGCCGCTGCTGGGCGAGGACGAGGCGGCGAGCCTGCTGGCCTAA
- a CDS encoding D-tagatose-bisphosphate aldolase, class II, non-catalytic subunit: MSSATKRLAAIGARRAAGGKGGITSICSAHPLVIDAALRHGALHGADVLIEATCNQVNHEGGYTGMAPAAFRGLVETYAGRAGLPLDRLILGGDHLGPNPWKHDSAAGAMRKAAAMIDAYAAAGFTKLHLDTSMACADDPVPLPDETIAARAAELAKVAEAAVARAGGEKPVYIIGTEVPVPGGALEPLEHTHVTEPADALRTVEVHRKAFSRLGLDGAFDRVVGVVVQPGVEFGNADIVAYATEKATELVTVLERMPQFVFEAHSTDYQPAEALGMLVRDGFAILKVGPWLTFALREALYGLSHIADELAPDPLRETLPAAMERVMLASSGNWQKYYCGTPDEQRLRRHFSFSDRIRYYWLAPEAQRATGAVLAALGDREIPRPLISQYIGHLDVEVGAGRIRPTAHGLLLGSVTRVLNIYRNATNQ, from the coding sequence ATGAGCTCCGCGACCAAGAGACTTGCGGCCATCGGCGCGCGGCGGGCGGCGGGCGGCAAGGGAGGCATCACCTCGATCTGCTCGGCGCATCCGCTGGTGATCGACGCGGCGCTCCGCCACGGCGCGCTGCATGGCGCGGATGTCCTCATCGAGGCGACCTGTAACCAGGTCAATCACGAAGGCGGCTACACCGGCATGGCGCCGGCCGCCTTTCGCGGCCTCGTCGAAACGTATGCCGGCAGGGCCGGTCTTCCCCTCGATCGTCTGATCCTCGGCGGCGACCATCTTGGACCCAATCCCTGGAAGCACGACTCCGCTGCCGGGGCGATGCGGAAAGCGGCCGCGATGATCGACGCCTATGCGGCCGCCGGGTTCACCAAGCTGCATCTCGACACCAGCATGGCCTGCGCCGACGATCCGGTGCCGCTCCCCGACGAGACGATTGCCGCCCGCGCGGCTGAGCTTGCCAAGGTCGCCGAGGCGGCGGTCGCGCGCGCCGGCGGTGAGAAACCCGTCTACATCATCGGCACCGAGGTGCCGGTGCCCGGCGGCGCGCTCGAACCGCTCGAGCACACGCATGTGACCGAGCCTGCCGACGCGCTCCGCACGGTCGAGGTCCACCGCAAGGCTTTCTCTCGCCTCGGCCTCGATGGCGCCTTTGACCGGGTCGTCGGCGTCGTCGTCCAGCCCGGCGTCGAATTCGGCAATGCCGATATCGTCGCCTATGCGACGGAGAAAGCGACTGAGCTGGTCACTGTGCTGGAACGCATGCCGCAATTCGTCTTCGAAGCGCACTCGACCGACTACCAGCCCGCGGAAGCGCTTGGCATGCTGGTGCGTGACGGTTTCGCCATCCTCAAAGTCGGCCCGTGGCTGACATTCGCGCTGCGCGAGGCGCTCTACGGCCTCAGCCACATTGCCGACGAACTGGCGCCCGATCCGTTGCGTGAAACCCTGCCGGCGGCCATGGAGCGCGTGATGCTCGCCTCGTCCGGCAACTGGCAGAAATACTATTGTGGCACGCCCGACGAGCAGCGTCTGCGGCGGCATTTCTCCTTCAGCGATCGCATCCGTTACTACTGGCTGGCGCCGGAAGCGCAGCGCGCAACCGGAGCGGTGCTGGCCGCGCTTGGCGACAGGGAGATTCCCCGCCCGCTGATCAGCCAATATATTGGCCACCTCGATGTCGAGGTCGGCGCGGGCCGCATCAGACCGACCGCGCATGGGCTTCTGCTCGGCAGCGTGACGCGCGTGCTCAATATCTATCGCAACGCCACGAACCAGTAA